The Wolbachia endosymbiont of Ctenocephalides felis wCfeT genomic interval CAATCCAACGCTTCGGTATAACCTCAAATCCCGCAATATTAGGAGCTTTTTTTGCTATTGTAAATAAACATCCTGTTTTTATTAAGCATCTGTTTTTAAGGTTACCTGTGTATCCTTGATCAGCAAAAAACCTCTGTAATGTTGGTATTTTTTGTTTTGCTTTTACCAGAAGATCTAAAGCTCCCTCGCGGTCTTGGATGCTTGCACTGTGTACATCTGCCGTAATCACGAGTCCTAGCGTGTCTACAATAATATGCCGTTTTCGACCTTTTATTTTCTTGCCAGCATCGTAACCTCTGGCCCCCCTTTTTGAGTCGTTTTTACTGATTGGCTGTCAATTATTCCAACTGATGGTGTGGCTCTTTTACCAACTACCTCCCTTACTTTTTTTACTAAAATATCGTGTATTTCTTGCCATTTTCCAGTGTTTTTTAGTCGTGTGTTCCAACTGTAAATTGTCTTCCATGGTGGGAAATCCTTAGGTAATTGTCTCCATTGGCAGCCTGTTCTCATTACGTACCTTATTGCATTAATAATTGTTCTAATATCGTGTTTTCTTGGTCTACCTGTCTTTTTTGGCTCAAAATATGGCTTTAAAATTTCCCATTCACTGTCTTTTATGTCACTTGGATACATGTTAAAGTTATCCTTGTATCACATAATTGTCCTTTTTTCTACTTTTCTACATACTTTGCAGACACCTTCTAATACCAATAATCTGATGAATTTTATATTGTGAATATGGACCTTCAACTACAGTAAATTCTGTGTTTAAATATATACTCCCACTGTTTACACTCTTACTTAACCAACTGTTTTGTTCATATCCACCAGGGTGAATTTTAACCGATACTTTTACTATTGTACCTAAAGGAATTAGAGTACTTTGTGGCACCGCAGTATTGAAATCAGTCAAAAATTCATCAGCTAAAAAGTCATATTCCATAAAGTTACCCCTATACTCAAGTTTTTTATAACTTATTTTAACCAAAAATTATATGAGATACAAAATTTTCAAACAATTTTTCCTAAAGTAGACCATTCTTATGAATTGTACAGTTCCACTATGTCATGAGATGGTTTAATTGAAAATAATACAGGATATTTTGCCTGCTGTAACAGTATGGACGACATTGCAAATTTAGAGTTTAAAAGGGTAATTCCTCGAGAACCACTGCGTCCAAGTAAGGGCGCTGAATTTGTATATAATGTTGATCATGGAGGTTTTGTATGGGTAATAGTGAGGATAAAAGAAGAGAAAAATTAAAAACTAGAATTCTATAAAGCAAAAACACTCTGCTTGATCATGAGTTGTTATAGTTTATATTGTATTTTGTGTGCAAAAAAGGGGAAAGCAGAAGTGTTGCAGAAAAACTTATAGAGCTTCATAGTTTGGGAAAAGTAACTAGTGCTGAATATCATAAGAATATAGATCAAAAACACTTAAAGGAACTGGAAGGGTCGTTATCCAAGTCATATGAAGCATTAAAGCTAAATCTTTCAAAAGACATAACAAAATTACCTTAAGAAAAAGATAAGGTTTGTCAGCTTTTTATGCGATTTCAAGTATCAAGAAAATCCGATAGAGTCATTTGCAGCCCAAGCAAATGTTGATTATCAAGTAGATAAATTTTTACTTTTTTTGATTGCAGAAAATATAAAAGAAGAAGAGATGTTAAACGAAATAAACGGAATGATGGAACTATTAGAAAAGCATGAAAGATTTAATGAATTAGAATACAAAGTAAGGAGGCTAAAGTCAGAGCTTGGGCGCGGTAAAAGCAAATACCCAGCAGAAATTATTAAAGCAATCATCAAAGAACGAGAAAGGGAAATGAGGAAAATCGAAGAAAAATATGTCAAAGTAAAGAATTTATCTGAAGAAAGGAAGAAATTATTGAGACAGCTAAAGAAGCTAAGTGTTGGTTTCAATGAAGTATGGTAGAAAATAGGATTAATGGCACAAATATAAGAAGTACATAACTTTAAAATTAAAAACATCGATATGCAACCCACGTATTGTAGGTAAAGTTTACTATATTTTAAACGGTATCATATATAAAAGTTCTTACTTATTCCTTATGTTTTTATGGTATGCAACATTAAATTTGGTGCCTACACAATTGAGAACAAGAATAAATTTATAGCAAATTTTAATAAAATTAGTTAATAAAATAAAAGTTTAGAAGTAAAGCAGTCAATAAAAGATTTTCCATTAACACTGCTTTATCAATTCTTTTTGCTGGAAAATTTTGTTGCATAAGATGAATATTTAAACTGAGGTAAGCATAACAGTGAAAGCCACAGGACAATTATGTATGGAGTTTATCATAATACCTGATCTTTCTTGTTCACAAAGAAACTAAAACAACAATACTATTATTGTATAATTTATGTCAATTAAACCAATACTGCTTATCAAGGGTTTTTGTTACAGACAGAGAACAGTAAAAAAAATATGCATGCACAGGTATTTAAACTAAAAAGTTGTCTATTAATGTAGTTTCACCTATTTGAACTGAACCGTACCTTCTTTCATTTACTTCTTCGATATAATTGACTTTAAAACCTAGTGCTCTTAATTTAGCTGTTATTTGTTCAGGCGAAAGTTGTTTAGATGAAAGTAGTAATGGAAAGTGCTTAGCCAATTCCATTTGTTCTTCGCTAAGGTTTCTGTTTCTAGAACTTAGTGCAACCCCATTTTTATTCCTGATTATGGAACAGAGTATAATTTCCGTATCAATAAAAAAAGCTTCCTTCATTCCTTTGATTAGCTCGTACTGCTGGTAATCTTTTTCACCAAAATATGCTCTATGTGGTCTTACAATATTTAGAAGTTTTAGTACCACAGTTAACATTCCGGTAAAATGACCAGGACGATATGTTCCTTCTCTAAATAAACTAATATTGTCTTCAACAACTTTATAATGAAAATCATCAGGATATATCTCATTACTTGCCGGAAAAATTACAGCATCTACTTTTTCATATCTAGCTATTTCTAGGTCTTCCTGAATTGTCCTTGGATAGTTTTTATAGCTAGACTTGTCAGCAAACTGGGTTTCATTAACAAAGATACTAAGGACAGAGAAATCATTTTCTAAGATTGATTTTTTAATCAAACTACAGTGTCCCTCATGTAAACAACCCATGGTTGGAATAAAACCTATAGATTTTATATTAGATAAAGAACTTTTTCTAAAAATGTTCCACTCCTTTATAGATTCAAAAACTTTTGGCATTTTTTGGTAACAACAATTCCAGTATACAGCTTAATATACTATTCTTCACGCATACTTCAACTTTTTTTCACGCATACTTCAACTTTTTTTATTGAGTTCTTAGCATACTTTCTTTACTCAAGTAATTCTCTTATATAGTCAAAGTAACAGTCTTTACCGGATATCGATTCTAAAACTACATTACCTAAAGCCTTATATAGGCTCAACAGCAATGGCATTGACTCCAGAGAACTGATATGGCTTTTTATAATATCTATATCTCCTCTTTGTATTGGACCAGTAATAGACTTTTCAAGAGACCTATTTCTATGTATATTTGCCAAAGTACCTGAAGAGAGGCTATAAATAATATCGAGAATATTGTTTTCTTTTATACCAGCTTTATAATAGAAATCGTATGATATTTTTAATAAAGCAATTAAGTAATTTGAAGCAAAAACACTTCCAATGTGATATAAACTTTTTGCTTCTCTGTTAATTTTGAAAACTTTAGCTCCTATTCTTTCAAAAAGACATCTTATTAATGAAAAAGCTTGCTTATCGCCTTCATAAGCACAGTACGTTCCTTTAAATGTTTTAATGCTTACCTCTGGATCTGCGAAGGATTTTATAGGATGTAATGAGCCAACAAAACATCCTGCTTTTTTTGCAGAATACAAAACCTTTGAGTTTAATGTACCGCTGAAGTGGATTACAACATCTCCCCTTGCAAGCTTTTCATGACTTAATAGCTTCTGACAAACACTAGGGATTAATGAATCTTGTGTTGATATTAACCATAAGTTAGAGGTCATTAATTCTTCGTAGCCATTGCAAACATAACCATCTTCTATAAACTTAATAGCTCTCTCAGAGGAATCAATATTTCTGTTTAAAATTCCTTTAATGCTACAATTAGCTTTTTTTGCTAGAAGATAACCAATTGTCTTTCCTACTTTACCGCACCCTATAATATTTACAGAAATCTTTTCCATCAAACTACCATGACAATACAGTAGAAAATACAAAACTATAGAATAGGAGCTTTAAATAACCCTATCAATACCATTAGACTTGTTAACTAAAACAACAGAAGGCTTCCAATCTTTAGGAACAGGTTCCTCTATCTGTAAATACGACATAATAATCACTAAGTCCCCTACGTTAACTAGATGTGCTGCAGCTCCGTTTACTTGAATCACACCGCTGTTCTGGTCACCTTCTATAGCATAAGTTTCAAACCTATTACCGTTTGTAACATTAACCACCTGCACAAACTCAAAAGGAACTATATTTGCCACTTTCATTAGCTCTAAATCAATAGTAATTGACCCTACATAATGTAGATCACTATGTGTTACTGTTGCTCTGTGAATCTTTCCATTTAACATATTCCTAAATTTCATAAGTTGCTCTATATAAAAAACTTTCCTTAATAACCTTATAAACCTCTAATAATAACAATGATTCTCAAGAGGAAACTTTTCCGTTTTAACTTCTTCATCGAAGTCATTTAAAGCATTCTTTATCATCTGATATCCATCTAAATAGGTTTTTAGGAATTTAGGACTAAAACCAGAATTCATACCTAACATATCTTGTAGTACTAACACTTGCCCAGATACACTAGGACCTGCACCAATTCCAATAGTTGGAATTTGAAGTTTTTCTGTTATTACTCCAGCTAATTTTGCCGGGATGCACTCAAGTACTATTGCAAAGCAACCAGATCTTTCTAACGCAATAGCTGACTGTAAAATTTCTTCCTCCTCTTCTTTTTGTTTGCCTTGTACTTTAAATCCCCCTAATTGATTAACAAACTGAGGTGTCAATCCTAAATGCCCCATAACTGGAATACCAGATTCAACTATGTGAGAGATTAGCTCTAAATTTCCTTTTGCCCCTTCTATTTTGATTGCATGAGCACCACTTTGTATAATTCGTAAAACAGAGTTCATAGAATCAGTTAAACCTTTTCTAAAAGATAAAAATGGCATATCTACGATAATAGTCTTTTGTTTTGCCCCTCGAGCAACAGCACCAACATGCATACACATTAACTCCACAGTTGCTAAAATGGTATCTTTATGGCCATGCATTACCATGGCTAAACTATCTCCAACCAAAATGGCATCTATATTTGTTCCATCAATGATTCTAGCTGACCAATAATCATAACAGGTAACCATACTAATCCCTTTCGATAATTTTTTCATATCCTGGAATTTTAAGATACTTGCCATTTCTACCTCCATAAAACCTCTTGAAAAGGTGATTTTATTACTAAATTAGAATAAAATCAACCATTATTTCTTAAGCTTCTGAATTTTGAAAGTAAGAACTTGCTATCTCATCAGCCACGGCATTTGTAGATTTTCCTAATCTTTCAGAAGATATAAAAATTTCCATTAAGGTACCATAAATTGCTGCTATTTTTGATTCTATTTGACTTTTTAACATATTACTATAAAGTCCGGCTACATGAATAAGACCGCCAGCATTAATTACGTAATCCGGTGCATATAAAATATTTCTTTTCTTTATTATTTCACTAACTGTATCATCAGAAAGCTGATTATTTGCTGATCCAGCAATGATTGTTGCTTTCAATTTAGAAATAGTTTCTGGATTTATTGTGCCACCAAGTCCACATGGTGCAAAGACGTCACATTCTATAGAATAAATATCGTTTGGACTGACTACACTAGCTGTAAATTCCTTTAAACACTTGTTTACCATCAGTGGATCATAATCGCATATAGTGAGTTTTGCACCTCTCTCATAAGCTTTTTTTCCCAAAAAGAAACCTACATTTCCTACACCTTGAATAGCTATATGAATACCACTCATTTTTGAAGTGCCGTACTTGAAATTAAGAGCAGCTTCAATTCCTCTTATTACACCTTCTGCAGTATACGGTGCTGGATTGCCATCAATTCCAAGTCCTGTAAGATATGACGTCTGGTTAGAAATTATCTCTAAATCTTTAGTAACCATACCGCTATCCATAGTTGTAATATACCTACCGCCTAGCTGATTTACAAAGTTACCAAAACTCTTAAATAAAAGTTGCCTATCAAAAGGTTGCTCTGGTTTTAATATAACAGCCTTACCACCACCGTATGGTACCCCAGCAAGAACTGCCTTAAAAGACATACTTCTTGATAATTTCAGCGCATCTACAAGTGCATTCTGACTAGAATCGTAGCTTATAAACCTACACCCGCCTAAGGCAGGTCCATTGGAGGAATTGTGAACACAAATAATTGATTGAAGGCCAGTTTTCTTATCACATTTAATATATACTTCCTCATGAGCATCAAGTTCATAAGTATCAAAGTCTGGCATTTGTTTTAACATAATTTTGATAAATAAAATTCTATTTTTAGTATAGACCTTAAAAGCTATTAGTCACCATTTTTTTACTATCTACAAAAACAGCATTGCATTTGAAATCAGGCTCAAAGACTATTAGTTTAGCTCTGAAATGGGTTTATAAAAAAAGGCCACCATGTCTAGTTTGCACTATCCAGCCTATTTATAAGGATACTTTTTATCTTTGAAACCGTTAGTAGCAGGTTAAAACTAAACTGTTGCATTAAAAAATATTTTCTCCATATTTAAATTGGTATAATAAATCGGAGTGTACAGTGAAAATACCAATCTTCCTGGACTATCAATCAACAACTAAAGTAGATCCTCGCGTGTTAGAGGTGATGATTCCTTACTTTGGTGAATTCGCTAATCCACACTCACGTAGTCATTCATTTGGCTGGACTGCTGAAGAGGCTGTTGAAAGGGCAAGGAAGTATATTGCAGAATTGATCAATGCAGATAGTAAAGAAATAATATTTACTTCTGGTGCAACAGAATCAAACAACATGGCAATTAAAGGAGTTGCCAACTTTTACAAAAATAAAGGTAATCACATAATAACAGTTTGTACTGAGCATAAATGTATTCTTGACTCTTGTAGACATTTAGAAGGTGAGGGTTTTGAAGTAACTTATTTACCTGTTCAGCAGAATGGTATGATAGACTTATCAAAGCTTGAAGCAGAGATTACTGATAAAACTGTCCTTGTTTCAGTTATGATGGTAAATAACGAAATAGGAGTAATTCAACCTACAAAAGAAATTGGTGCAATATGTAGAAAACACAACATATTCTTTCATACAGATGCTGCACAGGCGTTTGGTAAAATTTCAATAGATGTAATGAATATTGATTTAATGAGTCTTTCGAGCCATAAAATTTATGGGCCGATGGGAATAGGGGCACTATATGTGCGTAGAAAAAATCCTCGCGTGAGATTAACTCCATTAATTAGTGGTGGTGGGCAAGAGAGAGGTATGCGTTCTGGTACAGTTCCAACTCCTCTTGCAGTTGGTTTTGGTGGAGCAGCTAGAATTGCAAAAGAAGAAATGATAGAAGAAACAACTAGGCTAGAAAAGTTAAGAGACATTTTATACAACAAAATAAAAGAAGCATTTCCTGATGTTGTGTTAAATGGTGATTATGAAAACAGGATTCCTGGAAATTTGAATTTAAGTTTTCCTTATGTTGAAGGCGAATCACTTATCATGGCAATAAAAGACTTAGCAGTTAGTTCTGGTTCTGCATGCACTTCAGCTTCCCTTGAACCTTCATATGTTATACGTTCATTAAATAACGGTCATGATCTTGAGCACTCTTCAATTAGATTTGGTTTAGGTCGCTTTACAACAAAAGAAGAAATTTTATATGCGGCAGATCTCGTCACTAAAAATATTGGTCGATTAAGAGAGATGAGTCCTCTTTGGGAGATGGTTCAAGATGGTATAGATTTAAATTCAGTTAAATGGGATGCTCATTAGAGGAAATAGTTATTCTATTGGTGTTATTTGGTTTACACTTAGCTTGTTTAGCAGTGCAATCAATGATGTTATAGCTAAGTATTTAGGGTTACGTCTTAATAGTTTTGAACTGGCTTTTTTTCGTTTTTTATTTAGTACCGTTACTCTCATACCTTTCATTATCTACTATGGGATAAAAACTCTCAAAACAAACAACTTCATTATTCAGATAATTAGAGGAGTTTTATTGTTTCTTGGTATGACTTCTTGGAACTATGGATTAACTGTTGGCTCTGTAACTACAGCAACAATCGTAAGCTTTTCTATACCATTATTTGTATTGCTACTTGCAGTACTCTTTTTAAACGAGAATATAATTTGGCAAAGATGGGTAGTAGTAATTATCGGGTTTATTGGTATTGCTATTACCTTAAAACCTAGTAGTGATCCTAAAATTTTTATTGTAGCTGCATTGTTCTTTTCTCTCTTGGATATAATCAATAAAAGAATTGTTGTTCAAGAATCAATAATCAGTATGTTATTTTATTCAGCTTTAACTACAACCATTTTCTCTATTCCACCTTCATTACTTTATTGGCAAACACCGTCTTTCTTGGAATTAATGTTGCTGTTTATTCTTGGTGTTAATGCTAACTTAATTTTATTCTTTATATTAAAAGCTTTTGCTATTGTCGATGCCACTGCACTTGCACCATATAGATATTTTGAATTAGTGATCTCTGCAGTAGTAGCATACCTTATATTTGGCGAGTTTCCTGATAAAAACATTTGGTATGGTGCTTTAATTTTAATATCATCAACATTATTTATAATTTATTCAGAGCATAAGTGCAACGTGCTATAATTTACCTCTACAAAGTTGAACTTTATAGAGGTGTTTTTTTTAATGTTCCATGTATTGTAACTTCTGTAACCCTAACCTCTGGAATAAATAATTATCCTGTTCAGGTACTGGATTGTGGGCTGTAAGTAGCTTTTCACCATAGAAAATTGAATTAGTGCCAGCAAGAAAACATAGTGCTTGTAGTTCATCTGACATCTTTTCTCGCCCAGCTGATAAACGTATATAGGATTTTGGCATCATAATTCTTGCTATTGCAATAGTGCGAACAAAATCAAATGGATCAACATCAGCTACATTCTCAAGAGGAGTTCCAGGAATTTTCATCAGCATATTAATTGGTACTGATTCTGGTGGCTCATCCATATTAGCAAGAAGAATTAACATCTTTATACGATCATCATTAGTTTCACCCATACCAAGAATACCACCACAGCAGACCTTGATTCCGGCACTACGTACATTTTCCAGTGTATTTAAACGATCTTTAAAAGTACGTGTTGTTATAATTTTATCGTAATATTCTTCAGATGTGTCAACATTATGGTTATAAAAATCTAAACCAGCTTCTTTTAACATATCAGCTTGGTGATCTTTCAATAACCCAAGAGTAACACACGTTTCAAGACCTAACTTTTTTACTTCTTTAACCATTTTGCAAACAACTTTTAAATCTTGATCTCGTGGACCACGCCAAGCTGCACCCATACAGAAACGAGTACTGCCAGCTTCTTTTGCACGCTTTGCTGCTTCAACTACTTCGGCAATTTCCGATAAAGACTCTTTTTTCAATCCAGTGTCATAATGTGCTGACTGTGGGCAGTAAGAGCAATTTTCAGGACAACTACCTGTTTTAATGCTTAAGAGTGTACTAATCTGTACTTCACTAGAATTAAAATGTTTTCTATGTTCCGTTTGTGCTGTATACATTAACTCGGGAAACGGAAAGCCGAAAATTTCGTTTGCCTCGGCAAAAGTCCATTCTTTTGTCATTATCTAACCTCCTATGAGAAAAATTATGTATTACTTATACCACAAATACTATAATATGCTACAAAATAAAGGTAAATATCGCCAACTACCAGACACGATATTTGATACAAACTTTATCGATTTTTCCACCAATGATTACTTTGGTTTAAGTAAGTCAAAAGTGTTATTTGAAGCAGCAAAACTTGCTGGGGAACAGTTTGGAGTAGGGTCTACTGGTTCTCGTTTGCTTTCAGGTAATAAAAAGATATTTGAGGATCTTGAAAATCAGATTGCTCAAGATAAAGAAAGTGAATCAGCTCTTATTTTTAACTCAGGTTTTCAAGCTAATCTAACAGTCCTTGCAAGTCTATTAGATCAATCAGTGTTAGGTAATAAACCTATTGTTTTTTTTGATAAATTAAATCACGCTAGTTTGTATCAAGCTGTTTTCCTAAGCCATGCTGAACTTGTGCGATATAGACACAATGATATGGATCACTTAAGTAATTTACTAGCAAAATTCAAAAACGACTTGAGACCAAAGTTTATTGTCACTGAAACCATTTTTGGTATGGATGGAGATATTGTGCCAATAGAGGAAATTTTTGCTCTCAGTAAAGAATATGAAGCTTTTCTATACTTAGATGAAGCACATGCAACAGGTATCATTGGTCATGATGGGTACGGTCTATCTACTAATGTTAATCTTCAGGAAATTCCTCATTTGGTTCTAGGTACTTTTAGTAAAGCTTTAGGATGCTTTGGTGCATATGTAGCTTGTTCTAATGTTATAAAAAACTATCTCATCAACAAATGTTCAGGATTTATCTATTCAACCTCTCTTTCTCCAATGATAATTGGGGCAGCAGCTAAAGCTTGGCATTTAGTACGACATCTTGCTAATCAGCGCAAAACTCTACTTTTTAAAGCTGCAAACTTGAAAAATCATTTGCAAAACCTGGGATTTAATACAGGTGATTCAGTTACTCATATTATACCAATAATTCTAGGTGACGAAACAACTGTCATAAATGCAAAAGAAAAACTTCTAAAACACGGATTAATTGTTTCTGCTATACGTCCACCTACTGTTCCTACTGGAACGTCAAGGTTACGTATTGCACTGAATGTTAGTCATACTGAAAGTGACCTAGATCATTTAGTGCACGTTCTTCAGCAAATATGAATTACTGCTTTTGCCATGGCTGGGGGTTTAATCATAAATTTTTTGAACCTCTTATCAATGAATACTTTTCCCATGCTTCTTGCTACAACTTGGATCTTGGTTATTTTGGAGAAGAAAACTTAAACCTGCCAAGTCAAAAAGATAATACATTTATTGGTATTGGGCATTCTCTTGGTTTAATAAAGCTAGCATCTTTAAATGTAAAGTTCAAGGCACTTATTGGCATACAAGCCTTTGTTAAATTTTTAGGATTTGATTCGCAATTACACAGAGAACGTGAATTGGAGTTAAAAACAATGATGCGGAATTTTAAAATAAGTTCCATAGACACCATGATATCCTTCTACAAAAGGTGTGGTATTAACTTGAGAAACAACTATTCTTTTAGTCACCTGAATAAAGTAAAACTAATGCAAGATTTAAAATTATTAACTACAACACATGAGTTGCCACGTATGCCACTATTGATATTAGGTGCAACAGATGATACAATCGTACCTCCAAGGCTTATCTATGATAATTTTGGTAGCGATGTTATTATGCACAATAAAGGTCACCATAGTTTAGGTTTACTCGAGCATCGTTTTGTATATGAACAAATTGTTAATTTTTTGAATGGAATTACAGAAAAAATACATACAGGGTAATTTTAGCAGAGCAAGCTCATCCTATGATTCTGTTGCTTTAGTTCAAAAAGAATGTGCTATAAAACTAGTTAGTATATTGGGAAATTATTTTTCTGAGTTTTACCCATATTCCATTTTAGATTTGGGTACAGGTACAGGATGTATTCCAGAAATCTTATTTAATTTTTTTCCACGAAGCAAATTTGCTTTAAATGATATATCGTCCAACATGCTGACAAAAGCAAAAGAAAAACTTGCAGGTAGAAGAGTTGAATTTATCTTAGGTGATATGGAAGAACTAGACTTTAGCTTTTATAGCCTGATCATTTCAAATTTAGCCCTTCAATGGGTAAATGATATAAACAAAATAATAAAAAGATCTTATGAAAATTCAGACGTTTTTGCTTTCTCATGTTTACTTGATGGTACATTTAATGAATGGTCTAAAATCTTTATAGAATCCTCACTACCTGTACCAACTTATCGTTACCCATCCCAACAAGAATTAGAGAGTAATTTGCTTTCTTTAAACCCAAGTAAATACTTTTTTGATTTGCAGGAATTTAAATTGAGTTTTTCAAATGCAAGTGAATTTATCAGGTATCTAAAAAACTTAGGGGCAAATCAAGGTAGCAAAATAATTCTTCCAGCTGATCTAAAGAAAATCATTAAAACCTATACAGATAAGATTAACATAACTTACAAGGTATTTTTTGGAGTTTTATGCAGATCTTTGTAACAGG includes:
- the panC gene encoding pantoate--beta-alanine ligase, with the protein product MPKVFESIKEWNIFRKSSLSNIKSIGFIPTMGCLHEGHCSLIKKSILENDFSVLSIFVNETQFADKSSYKNYPRTIQEDLEIARYEKVDAVIFPASNEIYPDDFHYKVVEDNISLFREGTYRPGHFTGMLTVVLKLLNIVRPHRAYFGEKDYQQYELIKGMKEAFFIDTEIILCSIIRNKNGVALSSRNRNLSEEQMELAKHFPLLLSSKQLSPEQITAKLRALGFKVNYIEEVNERRYGSVQIGETTLIDNFLV
- a CDS encoding Rossmann-like and DUF2520 domain-containing protein produces the protein MEKISVNIIGCGKVGKTIGYLLAKKANCSIKGILNRNIDSSERAIKFIEDGYVCNGYEELMTSNLWLISTQDSLIPSVCQKLLSHEKLARGDVVIHFSGTLNSKVLYSAKKAGCFVGSLHPIKSFADPEVSIKTFKGTYCAYEGDKQAFSLIRCLFERIGAKVFKINREAKSLYHIGSVFASNYLIALLKISYDFYYKAGIKENNILDIIYSLSSGTLANIHRNRSLEKSITGPIQRGDIDIIKSHISSLESMPLLLSLYKALGNVVLESISGKDCYFDYIRELLE
- the panD gene encoding aspartate 1-decarboxylase; translation: MLNGKIHRATVTHSDLHYVGSITIDLELMKVANIVPFEFVQVVNVTNGNRFETYAIEGDQNSGVIQVNGAAAHLVNVGDLVIIMSYLQIEEPVPKDWKPSVVLVNKSNGIDRVI
- the panB gene encoding 3-methyl-2-oxobutanoate hydroxymethyltransferase — translated: MASILKFQDMKKLSKGISMVTCYDYWSARIIDGTNIDAILVGDSLAMVMHGHKDTILATVELMCMHVGAVARGAKQKTIIVDMPFLSFRKGLTDSMNSVLRIIQSGAHAIKIEGAKGNLELISHIVESGIPVMGHLGLTPQFVNQLGGFKVQGKQKEEEEEILQSAIALERSGCFAIVLECIPAKLAGVITEKLQIPTIGIGAGPSVSGQVLVLQDMLGMNSGFSPKFLKTYLDGYQMIKNALNDFDEEVKTEKFPLENHCYY
- a CDS encoding Glu/Leu/Phe/Val dehydrogenase family protein, whose amino-acid sequence is MPDFDTYELDAHEEVYIKCDKKTGLQSIICVHNSSNGPALGGCRFISYDSSQNALVDALKLSRSMSFKAVLAGVPYGGGKAVILKPEQPFDRQLLFKSFGNFVNQLGGRYITTMDSGMVTKDLEIISNQTSYLTGLGIDGNPAPYTAEGVIRGIEAALNFKYGTSKMSGIHIAIQGVGNVGFFLGKKAYERGAKLTICDYDPLMVNKCLKEFTASVVSPNDIYSIECDVFAPCGLGGTINPETISKLKATIIAGSANNQLSDDTVSEIIKKRNILYAPDYVINAGGLIHVAGLYSNMLKSQIESKIAAIYGTLMEIFISSERLGKSTNAVADEIASSYFQNSEA
- a CDS encoding IscS subfamily cysteine desulfurase, with amino-acid sequence MKIPIFLDYQSTTKVDPRVLEVMIPYFGEFANPHSRSHSFGWTAEEAVERARKYIAELINADSKEIIFTSGATESNNMAIKGVANFYKNKGNHIITVCTEHKCILDSCRHLEGEGFEVTYLPVQQNGMIDLSKLEAEITDKTVLVSVMMVNNEIGVIQPTKEIGAICRKHNIFFHTDAAQAFGKISIDVMNIDLMSLSSHKIYGPMGIGALYVRRKNPRVRLTPLISGGGQERGMRSGTVPTPLAVGFGGAARIAKEEMIEETTRLEKLRDILYNKIKEAFPDVVLNGDYENRIPGNLNLSFPYVEGESLIMAIKDLAVSSGSACTSASLEPSYVIRSLNNGHDLEHSSIRFGLGRFTTKEEILYAADLVTKNIGRLREMSPLWEMVQDGIDLNSVKWDAH
- a CDS encoding DMT family transporter, with the protein product MLIRGNSYSIGVIWFTLSLFSSAINDVIAKYLGLRLNSFELAFFRFLFSTVTLIPFIIYYGIKTLKTNNFIIQIIRGVLLFLGMTSWNYGLTVGSVTTATIVSFSIPLFVLLLAVLFLNENIIWQRWVVVIIGFIGIAITLKPSSDPKIFIVAALFFSLLDIINKRIVVQESIISMLFYSALTTTIFSIPPSLLYWQTPSFLELMLLFILGVNANLILFFILKAFAIVDATALAPYRYFELVISAVVAYLIFGEFPDKNIWYGALILISSTLFIIYSEHKCNVL
- the bioB gene encoding biotin synthase BioB, with protein sequence MMTKEWTFAEANEIFGFPFPELMYTAQTEHRKHFNSSEVQISTLLSIKTGSCPENCSYCPQSAHYDTGLKKESLSEIAEVVEAAKRAKEAGSTRFCMGAAWRGPRDQDLKVVCKMVKEVKKLGLETCVTLGLLKDHQADMLKEAGLDFYNHNVDTSEEYYDKIITTRTFKDRLNTLENVRSAGIKVCCGGILGMGETNDDRIKMLILLANMDEPPESVPINMLMKIPGTPLENVADVDPFDFVRTIAIARIMMPKSYIRLSAGREKMSDELQALCFLAGTNSIFYGEKLLTAHNPVPEQDNYLFQRLGLQKLQYMEH
- a CDS encoding aminotransferase class I/II-fold pyridoxal phosphate-dependent enzyme, with protein sequence MLQNKGKYRQLPDTIFDTNFIDFSTNDYFGLSKSKVLFEAAKLAGEQFGVGSTGSRLLSGNKKIFEDLENQIAQDKESESALIFNSGFQANLTVLASLLDQSVLGNKPIVFFDKLNHASLYQAVFLSHAELVRYRHNDMDHLSNLLAKFKNDLRPKFIVTETIFGMDGDIVPIEEIFALSKEYEAFLYLDEAHATGIIGHDGYGLSTNVNLQEIPHLVLGTFSKALGCFGAYVACSNVIKNYLINKCSGFIYSTSLSPMIIGAAAKAWHLVRHLANQRKTLLFKAANLKNHLQNLGFNTGDSVTHIIPIILGDETTVINAKEKLLKHGLIVSAIRPPTVPTGTSRLRIALNVSHTESDLDHLVHVLQQI
- a CDS encoding methyltransferase domain-containing protein yields the protein MELQKKYIQGNFSRASSSYDSVALVQKECAIKLVSILGNYFSEFYPYSILDLGTGTGCIPEILFNFFPRSKFALNDISSNMLTKAKEKLAGRRVEFILGDMEELDFSFYSLIISNLALQWVNDINKIIKRSYENSDVFAFSCLLDGTFNEWSKIFIESSLPVPTYRYPSQQELESNLLSLNPSKYFFDLQEFKLSFSNASEFIRYLKNLGANQGSKIILPADLKKIIKTYTDKINITYKVFFGVLCRSL